One genomic region from Mauremys reevesii isolate NIE-2019 linkage group 7, ASM1616193v1, whole genome shotgun sequence encodes:
- the LOC120409452 gene encoding uncharacterized protein LOC120409452 isoform X1, giving the protein MRKVEESPTAPGPHDKLFVGLSIAMAERTLDCGGAPSQAVLTPGEACTPTQLPVAIPGQNSLARPRSTDQEMQWLSEVGRSPIQTEPPAKNQFFLEPCERGKGAPTGPCEELCKGLPEELCEAMCDDPQREPCKVACVELCEDTPPWELCRDPPMEPCEGPCKEMCKDPPPRKPCEGPLGSPVQGKARLPSIVVEPTEVGEVESGELRWPPDDFLLLEGEDELFTDEEEQAAGPGPGPPALESSLDEVLL; this is encoded by the exons ATGAGGAAAGTTGAAGAGAGCCCTACAGCTCCAGGTCCCCATGACAAGCTCTTTGTGGGGCTGAG CATCGCCATGGCTGAAAGAACTCTGGATTGTGGTGGTGCTCCATCCCAGGCAGTGCTGACCCCTGGTGaggcctgcacccccacccagctACCTGTGGCAATCCCAGGGCAGAACAGCCTGGCCCGGCCCCGCAGCACTGACCAGGAGATGCAGTGGCTATCAGAAGTGGGAAGGAGCCCCATCCAGACAGAGCCTCCCGCAAAGAACCAG TTCTTCCTGGAGCCATGTGAGAGGGGCAAAGGCGCCCCTACAGGGCCGTGCGAGGAGTTGTGCAAAGGTCTCCCTGAGGAGCTGTGCGAGGCGATGTGCGATGATCCCCAAAGGGAGCCGTGCAAGGTGGCGTGCGTGGAGCTGTGTGAGGACACTCCTCCCTGGGAGCTGTGCAGGGATCCCCCcatggagccatgtgaagggccATGCAAGGAGATGTGCAAAGATCCTCCCCCCAGGAAGCCATGCGAAGGCCCCCTTGGAAGCCCAGTGCAGGGGAAGGCCCGGCTGCCGTCCATTGTGGTGGAACCCACAGAGGTGGGAGAGGTGGAGAGCGGGGAGCTGCGCTGGCCCCCAGATGacttcctgctgctggagggcgAGGACGAGCTCTTCACTGATGAAGAGGAGCAAGCAGCAGGGCCGGGGCCTG
- the LOC120409456 gene encoding ubiquinol-cytochrome-c reductase complex assembly factor 3, with translation MELLRRLVLGSLMVAGTTGLGVVAWALAMPREQRRREMAKELPETNPLRWAERRHQNELVMAAIKEAAETNENVARRPSPDWSK, from the exons ATGGAACTCCTGCGACGCCTGGTGCTCGGGAGCCTGATGGTGGCAGGGACCACGGGGCTGGGGGTCGTGGCCTGGGCGCTGGCAATGCCGCGGGAGCAGCGCAGGCGGGAGATGGCCAAG GAGCTGCCGGAGACAAACCCCCTGCGCTGGGCGGAGAGGCGACACCAGAATGAGCTGGTAATGGCAGCGATCAAAGAGGCAGCTGAAACAAATGAGAATGTGGCCCGGCGGCCTTCACCGGACTGGAGCAAGTGA
- the LOC120409452 gene encoding uncharacterized protein LOC120409452 isoform X3, with product MAERTLDCGGAPSQAVLTPGEACTPTQLPVAIPGQNSLARPRSTDQEMQWLSEVGRSPIQTEPPAKNQFFLEPCERGKGAPTGPCEELCKGLPEELCEAMCDDPQREPCKVACVELCEDTPPWELCRDPPMEPCEGPCKEMCKDPPPRKPCEGPLGSPVQGKARLPSIVVEPTEVGEVESGELRWPPDDFLLLEGEDELFTDEEEQAAGPGPGPPALESSLDEVLL from the exons ATGGCTGAAAGAACTCTGGATTGTGGTGGTGCTCCATCCCAGGCAGTGCTGACCCCTGGTGaggcctgcacccccacccagctACCTGTGGCAATCCCAGGGCAGAACAGCCTGGCCCGGCCCCGCAGCACTGACCAGGAGATGCAGTGGCTATCAGAAGTGGGAAGGAGCCCCATCCAGACAGAGCCTCCCGCAAAGAACCAG TTCTTCCTGGAGCCATGTGAGAGGGGCAAAGGCGCCCCTACAGGGCCGTGCGAGGAGTTGTGCAAAGGTCTCCCTGAGGAGCTGTGCGAGGCGATGTGCGATGATCCCCAAAGGGAGCCGTGCAAGGTGGCGTGCGTGGAGCTGTGTGAGGACACTCCTCCCTGGGAGCTGTGCAGGGATCCCCCcatggagccatgtgaagggccATGCAAGGAGATGTGCAAAGATCCTCCCCCCAGGAAGCCATGCGAAGGCCCCCTTGGAAGCCCAGTGCAGGGGAAGGCCCGGCTGCCGTCCATTGTGGTGGAACCCACAGAGGTGGGAGAGGTGGAGAGCGGGGAGCTGCGCTGGCCCCCAGATGacttcctgctgctggagggcgAGGACGAGCTCTTCACTGATGAAGAGGAGCAAGCAGCAGGGCCGGGGCCTG
- the LOC120409452 gene encoding uncharacterized protein LOC120409452 isoform X2: MKHPEPPQSSGLPGDGADRSIAMAERTLDCGGAPSQAVLTPGEACTPTQLPVAIPGQNSLARPRSTDQEMQWLSEVGRSPIQTEPPAKNQFFLEPCERGKGAPTGPCEELCKGLPEELCEAMCDDPQREPCKVACVELCEDTPPWELCRDPPMEPCEGPCKEMCKDPPPRKPCEGPLGSPVQGKARLPSIVVEPTEVGEVESGELRWPPDDFLLLEGEDELFTDEEEQAAGPGPGPPALESSLDEVLL, from the exons ATGAAACACCCTGAGCCGCCACAGAGTTCGGGGCTCCCGGGGGATGGGGCGGACAGAAG CATCGCCATGGCTGAAAGAACTCTGGATTGTGGTGGTGCTCCATCCCAGGCAGTGCTGACCCCTGGTGaggcctgcacccccacccagctACCTGTGGCAATCCCAGGGCAGAACAGCCTGGCCCGGCCCCGCAGCACTGACCAGGAGATGCAGTGGCTATCAGAAGTGGGAAGGAGCCCCATCCAGACAGAGCCTCCCGCAAAGAACCAG TTCTTCCTGGAGCCATGTGAGAGGGGCAAAGGCGCCCCTACAGGGCCGTGCGAGGAGTTGTGCAAAGGTCTCCCTGAGGAGCTGTGCGAGGCGATGTGCGATGATCCCCAAAGGGAGCCGTGCAAGGTGGCGTGCGTGGAGCTGTGTGAGGACACTCCTCCCTGGGAGCTGTGCAGGGATCCCCCcatggagccatgtgaagggccATGCAAGGAGATGTGCAAAGATCCTCCCCCCAGGAAGCCATGCGAAGGCCCCCTTGGAAGCCCAGTGCAGGGGAAGGCCCGGCTGCCGTCCATTGTGGTGGAACCCACAGAGGTGGGAGAGGTGGAGAGCGGGGAGCTGCGCTGGCCCCCAGATGacttcctgctgctggagggcgAGGACGAGCTCTTCACTGATGAAGAGGAGCAAGCAGCAGGGCCGGGGCCTG
- the DMAC1 gene encoding distal membrane-arm assembly complex protein 1, translating to MSKAVEQGKEAAPPPKPLFGSCWSCRVLSGSALIGAGYWVYLGPRRIMSRGNYPSAWNIFQLSFAVGLVCWGVVIIADPVGNQKKYNK from the exons ATGTCTAAGGCCGTGGAGCAGGGCAAGGAGGCCGCGCCTCCCCCCAAGCCGCTGTtcggcagctgctggagctgccgcGTCCTGTCCGGCTCGGCGCTGATCGGGGCCGGGTACTGGGTCTATCTAGGCCCGCGCAGGATCATGAGCCGGGGCAACTACCCTTCCGCATGGAACATCTTCCAGCTTTCCTTCGCAGTCG GTCTCGTCTGCTGGGGCGTAGTCATCATAGCTGATCCAGTTGGCAACCAGAAGAAGTACAACAAATAA